TAAGAAGAGCAGAACATTTTATAGGAACCACATCTTGGATTTTTAAGAATGAAAGACACAGCCATCTGTCTAGATGAATGCAGAAGGTTGAGAGGAAAATTATGATGGCAAAAAATAAGGAGCCTCGTCCCCCATCCTATACCGTTAGTGTGGTTGGACTTTCTGGAACGGAAAAGGATAAAGGAAATTGTGGTGTTGGAAAGTCTTGCTTGTGCAATAGATATGTGCGCTCAAAAGCAGATGAATATTATCCTGAGCATACCTCTGTGCTTAGCACAATTGACTTTGGTGGGCGTGTTGTTAACAATGATCACTTTTTGTACTGGGGTGATGTAACACAAAAAAGTGAAGAGGGAGTAGATAGCAAACATCATGTAATTGAACAGACTGAATTTATTGATGATCAAACTTTCCTGCCTCATCGGAGTACAAACTTGCAACCATATATAAAGCGTGCGGCAGCCTCAAAACTGCAGTCAGCAGAAAAACTGATGTACATTTGTACTGACCAGTTGGGCCTGGAGCAAGATTTTGATCAGAAGCAAATGCCTGAAGGAAAATTAAATGTAgatggttttattttatgtatcgATGTGAGTCAAGGGTGCAACAGAAAGTTTGATGATCAGCTTAAATTTGTGAATAACCTCTATGTTCAGTTATCAAAATCAAAGAAACCTATTATAATAGCAGCAACTAAATGTGATGAATGTGTGGATCATTACTTGCGTGAAGTTCAGGCATTTGCTTCCAATAAAAAGAACCTTCTTGTCGTGGAAACGTCAGCCCGATTCAATATCAACATTGAGACATGTTTTACTGCACTGGTACAAATGCTAGATAAAACTCGTGGCAAACCCAAAATAATTCCATATCTAGATGCCTATAAAACACAGAGACAGCTTGTTGCCACAGCAACAGACAAATTTGAGAAACTTATTGTGCAAACTGTGAGAGATTACCATGCAACATGGAAAAGTGTTACTAATAAATTGAAAAACCATCCTGATTATGATGACTACATAAATTTGGAGGGGACACAAAAGGCTAGAAATACTTTTTCAAAACACACAGAGCAGCTCAAGCAGGAACATattaggaaaaaaagagaagaatatGTTAATACATTACCGAGAGCTTTTAATACCCTTTTGTCAAAGCTTGAAGAAATTGAACATTTAAGTTGGTCAGAGGCTCTAAAATTCCTGGAGAAACGAACAGATTTCAATCTGTGGTTTGTGGTGCTGGAAAAGACACCTTGGGATGAGACAGACCATGTTGACAAAGTGAATGACAGAAGGATTCCCTTTGACCTTCTGTGTACTTTGGAAGCTGAGAAAGTGTATCAGAATCATGTTCAGCATCTAATATCTGAGAAAAGGAGggttgaaatgaaagaaaaattcaagaaaaatcttGAGAAAATACCATTCATTTCACCGGGTCAACCTTGGGAagattttgtgtgttttgtaaTGGATGATGAAGCTTATAAGTATATAAATGAAATAGATCGTAAAGATGTTTACAGCAAGCATCAGCGGGAAATTGTTGAGAAAGCCAAAGAAGAGTTTCAAGAAATGCTTTTTGAGCACTCTGAGCTTTTCTATGATTTGGACCTTAATGCTACACCCAGTACAGATAAAATGAGTGAAATTCATGCAGTTCTCGGTGAAGAACCGAGATATAAAGCTTTACAGAAACTTGCACCTGACAGAGAGTCTCTTCTACTTAAACACATAGGATTTGTGTACCATCCCACTAAGGAAACATGTCTTAGTGGTCAGAATTGCATGGACATTAAAGTAGAACAGGTACTTGTGAACAGTCTTTTGCAACTGGATCTTGGTCGCTTAAATTTGTACCAAGATAGTGCCAATATTGATAAAGTTAACCTTTTCATTCTAGGCAAAGATGGTCTAGCACAGGAATTGGCAAATGAAATTCGGACACAGTCCACGGATGATGAATATGCCTTAGATGGAAAAATATATGAACTTGAACTTAAACCAATGGATGCAAATTCACCTTATCTTTCAAGTCAGCTGTGGGCCTCTACTTTTAAACCGCatgggtgcttctgtgtgtttcACTCAATTGAATCACTTAATTTTATTGGTGAATGCATTGGGAAAATAAGGTCTGAAGCTACCCAGATTAGGCGAGATAAATACATGGCTAATCTTCCATTTACGTTAATATTAGCTAATCAACGGGACAGTGTTAGCAAAAATTTGCCTATTTTAAGGCATCAAGGTCAGCAACTAGCAAATAAATTGCAGTGCCCTTTTGTTGATGTACCTCCTGGCACATATCCACGCAAATTTAATGAAACCCAAATAAAACAAGCTCTAAGAGGAGTACTAGAATCTGTCAAACACAATTCTGACACTGTGAGTCCTATTCCAACTATTAAAGATCTGTCGGAAGCAGACTTAAGAATTGTGATGTGTGCCATGTGTGGGGACCCATTTAGTGTGAACCTTATACTTTCACCTTTCCTTGACTCTCGCAACTGTAGTGCTGCTCAACCAGGTCAAAATAACTCCTTGATGCTTGATAAAATCATAGGTGAGAAAAGAAGGCGAATACAAATAACAATATTGTCCTATCATTCTTCAATTGGTGTAAGGAAGGATGAATTGGTGCATGGATATATATTAGTTTACTCTGCTAAACGAAAAGCATCAATGGGAATGCTGCGTGCCTTTCTTTCAGAAGTACAAGATACTATTCCAGTCCAGTTGGTGGCTGTTACGGACAGCCAAGCAGACTTTTTTGAGAATGAAGCAATCAAAGAGTTAATGACTGAAGGAGAGCACATAGCCACTGAGATTTCTGCTAAATTTACAGCTTTGTATTCCTTATCTCAATATCATCGTCAGACCGAAGTTTTCACACTTTTCTTTAGTGATGTTTTGGAGAAAAAGAACATGATTGAAAACTCTTACTTGTCCGACAATACCAGGGATTCAACAAAT
This genomic interval from Rhinatrema bivittatum chromosome 4, aRhiBiv1.1, whole genome shotgun sequence contains the following:
- the ARHGAP5 gene encoding rho GTPase-activating protein 5, coding for MQKVERKIMMAKNKEPRPPSYTVSVVGLSGTEKDKGNCGVGKSCLCNRYVRSKADEYYPEHTSVLSTIDFGGRVVNNDHFLYWGDVTQKSEEGVDSKHHVIEQTEFIDDQTFLPHRSTNLQPYIKRAAASKLQSAEKLMYICTDQLGLEQDFDQKQMPEGKLNVDGFILCIDVSQGCNRKFDDQLKFVNNLYVQLSKSKKPIIIAATKCDECVDHYLREVQAFASNKKNLLVVETSARFNINIETCFTALVQMLDKTRGKPKIIPYLDAYKTQRQLVATATDKFEKLIVQTVRDYHATWKSVTNKLKNHPDYDDYINLEGTQKARNTFSKHTEQLKQEHIRKKREEYVNTLPRAFNTLLSKLEEIEHLSWSEALKFLEKRTDFNLWFVVLEKTPWDETDHVDKVNDRRIPFDLLCTLEAEKVYQNHVQHLISEKRRVEMKEKFKKNLEKIPFISPGQPWEDFVCFVMDDEAYKYINEIDRKDVYSKHQREIVEKAKEEFQEMLFEHSELFYDLDLNATPSTDKMSEIHAVLGEEPRYKALQKLAPDRESLLLKHIGFVYHPTKETCLSGQNCMDIKVEQVLVNSLLQLDLGRLNLYQDSANIDKVNLFILGKDGLAQELANEIRTQSTDDEYALDGKIYELELKPMDANSPYLSSQLWASTFKPHGCFCVFHSIESLNFIGECIGKIRSEATQIRRDKYMANLPFTLILANQRDSVSKNLPILRHQGQQLANKLQCPFVDVPPGTYPRKFNETQIKQALRGVLESVKHNSDTVSPIPTIKDLSEADLRIVMCAMCGDPFSVNLILSPFLDSRNCSAAQPGQNNSLMLDKIIGEKRRRIQITILSYHSSIGVRKDELVHGYILVYSAKRKASMGMLRAFLSEVQDTIPVQLVAVTDSQADFFENEAIKELMTEGEHIATEISAKFTALYSLSQYHRQTEVFTLFFSDVLEKKNMIENSYLSDNTRDSTNASEDVFLQSPRENSSPYNCYPDSEDDTEAPPPYSPIGDDVQLLPTPSSKCRLDLEGNEYPIHSTPLNCHDHDRNHKVPPPIKPKPKTNVKKLDPNLVKTIEAGIGKRKPTSRVPLAHPEDLDPSENYTDPIDAIFKVKGFTDIYRISDDSQNRSIKILNTIVHSAQGDEENGFPDRMSKNHGERQPSKYKYKSKTLFSRAKSYYRRTHSDASDDEAFTTIISKRKVKHRKSEEDPLLSPVETWKGGIDNPAITSDQEVYEKRTKNMKQKRGEKKTKPAAFNPQARRNWESNYFGVSLQNLVTAEQPIPLFVEKCVNFIEDTGLCTEGLYRVSGNKTDQDNIQKQFDQDNHLNLASMEVTVNAVAGALKAFFAELPDPLIPYPLHPLLLEAAKILDKVDRLNALKEIVKKFPPVNYDVFKYIITHLNRVSQQNKINRMNADNLSICFWPTLMRPDFENKEVFSTTKIHQSVIEAFIHQCQFFFYNGEIVETSNSVSDSTAPPLPSNAGQMVETLVPLYLPPPLQPQLIQPQI